GGCCAGACCCGAAAGCTGGCCAACGACGCTGTCACCATGAACCTTGGCGCTCACGCACACCGCCGAATGACGCTCGCGGTGCCCCTGACCCTCGCGGCCCTTGAGGAGCCACCAGCGTTTAGCGGAAAGCAGCGCGCGGCCGTCCTGCGCGTGCGGCGCGATCTTCAGCCAGCCTTTGAGGCCGTAGGCGTCGATCACGGCGCCGACTTCAACGGCGTCGGCCGGCCAGCTCGCTTCGGTTTCGGCGCGCAGGCCTTCGGTTGCGGACGCAGCTTTCGCGACGCTCTCGCGCGCAGGCTTGCGCACGAACGCACCAAACGAAGGCGTACCGCGGGCCGCAGCCTTGCCAGCACCGCCGGTCGCAACACTTGTTGCAGCTTCGGGCGCCCCGCTTTCCGACGCGTCGTTCGCCTTTACGGCAGATTTAGCGTCATTCACGGACATCGGCACCCCTTGCGACCAGCTTGATATCGCACACGCTCATGGAGCGCATACGCAGGTAAAACACAGACAACAGACTGAAAGACGCTTAAAGACTTAAGCAGCCGGCGCAGCGGCGGCGGTCTTTTGCGCTTCCTTCACGAGGCGCTCGACGGCCGGCGACATTTGCGCGCCGTTTTCCTTCCAGTACGTCACGCGATCTTGAGCGATACGCAGCGTTTCACCCTTGGTGGCGACCGGGTTGTAGAAACCCACGCGCTCAATGAAACGGCCGTCGCGACGGTTGCGCGAGTCGGTTGCGACGATGTTGTAGAACGGGCGCTTCTTCGAGCCGCCACGTGCCAGACGGATG
The Paraburkholderia acidiphila genome window above contains:
- the rimM gene encoding ribosome maturation factor RimM (Essential for efficient processing of 16S rRNA) — protein: MSVNDAKSAVKANDASESGAPEAATSVATGGAGKAAARGTPSFGAFVRKPARESVAKAASATEGLRAETEASWPADAVEVGAVIDAYGLKGWLKIAPHAQDGRALLSAKRWWLLKGREGQGHRERHSAVCVSAKVHGDSVVGQLSGLADRDAALLLRGARVYVSRADFPAPAADEYYWVDLIGLDVANEAGVELGRVADLIDNGAQSVLRVTYPSTDKDGKPATGERLIPFVGVFVKTVDLAAKRIVVDWEADY
- the rpsP gene encoding 30S ribosomal protein S16, with product MVIIRLARGGSKKRPFYNIVATDSRNRRDGRFIERVGFYNPVATKGETLRIAQDRVTYWKENGAQMSPAVERLVKEAQKTAAAAPAA